The window TGTCGAAGTTTTGCTATCAAGCGGTGCAAGACTAAAGGTACGGCTTGTTGACTGTGTCGGCTACCTTGTTGAAGGTGCAATGGGGCACTTAGAAGAAAACCATCCGCGCATGGTCACAACACCGTGGTTTGAAAAGCCAATACCGTTTGAAGAGGCAGCAGAAATTGGCACTAAAAAGGTCATCCAGGACCACTCAACGATTGGGATAGTTGTCACAACAGATGGCACAATTACTGATATACCAAGAGAAAACTACATAAAGGCAGAAGAGAGGGTAATTGAAGAATTAAAGCAAATCAATAAACCATTTGTAATTGTTCTTAACACTGTAAAACCTTATTCGCCTGATACACAAGAATTAAAAAAAGAGCTTGAAGAAAAGCATAAAATGCCAGTTTTAGCTATCAACTGTCTTCAGATGCAGATTGAGGATGTAAAGAAGATTTTAGAGACGGTGTTATTTGAGTTTCCTATCGTTGAAGTAAAGATTAATTTGCCGAGGTGGTTTGATGAGCTGGAAGATAACTCATGGCTTAAAAAAGAGATTTATGAAAAGATAAAAGAATATGCGGAAAAGCTTGACAAAATAAGAGATATAACAGGCCGACTTGAAGTTTTAAAACAACATCCTCAAATTGCCGGATGTGAGGTTGTAGGAATCAATTTGGGTGATGGGAAAAGTGAGCTTTCAATTTACTTTAAAGAAGGACTTTTCTTTAAAATTATTGAAGAGTCAACTGGATTTGAAATAAAAGGCGATCATCATTTATTAAAACTTCTTTCTGAACTTGCACAGATGAAAAAGGATTATGATAAGCTCAAGGATGCATTAGAAGAAGCAGGTAAAAAAGGTTATGGCATTGTTCCACCATCTTTGGATGAACTTAAGCTTGAAACTCCTGAAATAGTCAAAAGAGGAAACAGTTTTGGTGTTAAACTCAAGGCGTCAGCTCCGTCCTTGCACATAATAAGAGTAGAAGTTGAAACCGAAGTATCACCAATTGTAGGAACAGAAAAACAAAGCGAAGAGCTTGTAAACTTTTTGATGAGGGAGTTTGAAGATGACCCAAAAAAGA is drawn from Caldicellulosiruptor diazotrophicus and contains these coding sequences:
- the spoIVA gene encoding stage IV sporulation protein A yields the protein MDADIYREIAKRTNGDIYIGVVGPVRTGKSTFIKRFMDLFVIPNIEDEYKKERTKDELPQSAQGKTIMTTEPKFVPNEAVEVLLSSGARLKVRLVDCVGYLVEGAMGHLEENHPRMVTTPWFEKPIPFEEAAEIGTKKVIQDHSTIGIVVTTDGTITDIPRENYIKAEERVIEELKQINKPFVIVLNTVKPYSPDTQELKKELEEKHKMPVLAINCLQMQIEDVKKILETVLFEFPIVEVKINLPRWFDELEDNSWLKKEIYEKIKEYAEKLDKIRDITGRLEVLKQHPQIAGCEVVGINLGDGKSELSIYFKEGLFFKIIEESTGFEIKGDHHLLKLLSELAQMKKDYDKLKDALEEAGKKGYGIVPPSLDELKLETPEIVKRGNSFGVKLKASAPSLHIIRVEVETEVSPIVGTEKQSEELVNFLMREFEDDPKKIWESNIFGKSLHELVKEGLQNKLYRMPEDAQAKLKETLQKIINEGSGGLICIIL